The following coding sequences are from one Solea solea chromosome 4, fSolSol10.1, whole genome shotgun sequence window:
- the LOC131458026 gene encoding uncharacterized protein LOC131458026 isoform X2 — translation MSGNENGSQVQKEKWTMMDLVNTQKGVVPKKRHAPVSPTSRSRIMEDEPKPLQSPPTKSAKNEMPPPERRFLMMQDSSSCSQSPAHGAFSPLRDKTDFKDHAKTQNMVCQLPPQKEVLPVNHGPVPPPHLKSVADDTINGSKSGLAYQGYIHPAASAQVQMSTMMPPTEEPIRQQLFKHKLLQLVNQLKKAQAQPRNSTEQPNQQLSNRVANAQARNVSQHPNQMTSITAAVHPSQLNSNMVAEALARNISVHPSHLNGSTMAEVLARNISLHSSQLNSRIATEALARNISVHPSQLNSRIATEALARHISVHTSQLNGSTMAEALARNISVHPSQLNNIMAQALAQNYSVHPSQLNKSMVAQALARNISAHSSQLNSTDALARNISVHPSQLNSSMVTQALARNISMHPSQLKSSIAAEALARNISMHPSQLNGSIVAEALTRNISMHPSQLNGRIAAEALARNLSTHPSHLNNSIAAEAQGRNISLHPSHLNNSIAAEAQGRNISLHPSHLNNSIAAEAQGRNISLHPSHLNNSIAAEAQGRNISMHPSQLNGSIAAEARGRNIPMHQSHLNKSIAAEAQGRNISMHPSHLNGSIAAEARGRNIPVHQSQLNSAEARARNVAVHPSHLNNSKAAEAQARNWIQSDSSRKNGKIQKLALCQLPPQWATLLVHHDAEPQSYTNCIAVYSNNGPNRSLIYAGYVFLPTTAQAHVFTLIPPTKRHFFQQNFRQQMEKFKGKEAEAQALLSVHPSQLSSNTAVDSAASSSPAQGVVTAEPSTAPSQEDTTSTSGGTTQKFVLCHLPSQWKSLPVHRGPMPPLRSNGIAVYTNVQNCGLTYKGYICPTVPAPIPVSSLVAPTEKPMRDQIFEQFLQLMEKVKTKEAEAESHPRNISEHPSQLISNRESDSEASSSPVQVVVSSEPSATPSPDPVLFDMPEPLGEKQRRKSI, via the exons ATGTCGGGGAATGAAAATGGGTCCCAAGTCCAGAAAGAGAAATGGACAATGATGGACCTAGTTAATACACAG AAAGGTGTTGTCCCAAAGAAGAGGCATGCACCGGTTTCACCAACCAGTCGGTCCAGGATTATGGAAGATGAACCCAAACCATTGCAATCTCCGCCTACAAAG AGTGCAAAAAATGAGATGCCACCACCAGAGAGGAGGTTCTTGATGATGCAAGATTCATCGTCCTGCTCCCAATCCCCAGCTCATGGAGCCTTCAGTCCTCTGAGAGACAAGACCGACTTTAAAGATCATG ctaaaacacaaaatatggtGTGTCAGCTGCCACCACAGAAGGAAGTCCTGCCTGTCAATCATGGTCCTGTGCCTCCTCCACATCTTAAAAGTGTTGCAGATGATACAATCAATGGATCAAAGAGTGGCCTCGCCTATCAAGGCTACATTCATCCAGCAGCCTCTGCACAGGTCCAGATGTCTACAATGATGCCACCAACAGAGGAGCCAATAAGACAGCAGCTCTTTAAACACAAGCTTCTTCAGCTGGTTAACCAGCTGAAGAAGGCACAAGCTCAGCCAAGAAACTCGACAGAGCAACCAAATCAACAGTTAAGTAACAGAGTGGCAAATGCTCAGGCAAGAAACGTCTCACAACACCCAAATCAGATGACCAGTATTACTGCAGCAGTGCATCCAAGTCAACTGAACAGTAACATGGTGGCAGAAGCCCTGGCAAGAAACATTTCAGTGCACCCAAGTCATCTGAACGGTAGCACGATGGCAGAAGTTCTGGCAAGAAACATTTCACTGCATTCAAGTCAACTGAACAGTCGCATAGCGACAGAAGCTCTGGCAAGAAACATTTCAGTGCATCCAAGTCAACTGAACAGTCGCATAGCGACAGAAGCTCTGGCAAGACACATTTCAGTGCATACAAGTCAACTGAACGGCAGCACAATGGCAGAAGCTCTGGCAAGAAATATTTCGGTGCATCCAAGTCAACTCAACAACATAATGGCACAAGCTCTGGCACAAAACTACTCGGTGCATCCAAGTCAACTGAACAAGAGTATGGTGGCTCAAGCCCTGGCAAGAAACATTTCAGCACATTCAAGTCAACTGAACAGTACAGATGCTCTGGCAAGAAACATTTCAGTGCATCCAAGTCAACTGAACAGTAGCATGGTGACACAAGCTCTGGCAAGAAATATTTCAATGCATCCAAGTCAACTGAAAAGTAGCATAGCGGCAGAAGCTCTGGCAAGAAATATTTCAATGCATCCAAGTCAGTTGAATGGTAGCATAGTGGCAGAAGCTCTGACAAGAAATATTTCAATGCATCCAAGTCAACTGAATGGTCGCATAGCAGCAGAAGCTCTAGCAAGAAACCTTTCAACGCATCCAAGTCATCTGAATAATAGCATAGCAGCTGAAGCTCAGGGAAGAAACATTTCACTTCATCCAAGTCATCTGAATAATAGCATAGCAGCTGAAGCTCAGGGAAGAAACATTTCACTGCATCCAAGTCATCTGAATAATAGCATAGCAGCTGAAGCTCAGGGAAGAAACATTTCACTGCATCCAAGTCATCTGAATAATAGCATAGCAGCTGAAGCTCAGGGAAGAAACATTTCAATGCATCCAAGTCAACTGAATGGAAGCATTGCAGCAGAAGCTCGGGGAAGAAACATTCCAATGCATCAAAGTCATCTGAATAAGAGCATAGCAGCTGAAGCTCAGGGAAGAAACATTTCAATGCATCCAAGTCATCTGAATGGAAGCATAGCAGCAGAAGCTCGGGGAAGAAACATTCCAGTGCATCAAAGTCAACTGAACAGTGCAGAAGCTCGGGCAAGGAATGTTGCAGTGCATCCAAGTCATCTAAACAATAGCAAGGCGGCAGAAGCTCAGGCAAGAAACTGGATTCAAAGTGATTCATCACGTAAAAATG GTAAAATACAAAAGTTAGCGTTGTGCCAGCTGCCACCACAGTGGGCAACTCTGCTTGTGCATCATGATGCTGAGCCTCAGTCATACACAAATTGTATTGCAGTTTATTCAAACAATGGACCAAATCGTAGCCTCATCTATGCAGGCTATGTTTTTCTGCCCACTACTGCACAGGCCCATGTGTTTACATTGATTCCACCAACAAAGCGGcatttttttcaacaaaactTTCGACAGCAGATGGAGAAGTTCAAAGGGAAGGAAGCTGAAGCACAAGCCCTATTGTCAGTGCATCCAAGTCAACTGAGCAGTAACACAGCGGTAGATTCTGCAGCAAGCAGTTCACCAGCGCAAGGTGTTGTAACAGCAGAGCCAAGCACTGCGCCAAGCCAAGAGGACACTACGTCTACGAGTGGAG GTACAACACAAAAATTTGTGTTGTGTCATCTGCCATCGCAATGGAAGTCCTTGCCTGTACACCGTGGTCCTATGCCTCCTTTACGTTCTAATGGCATTGCAGTTTATACAAACGTACAAAACTGTGGCCTCACCTATAAAGGCTACATTTGTCCTACTGTACCTGCACCGATTCCAGTGTCTTCATTGGTGGCCCCAACAGAAAAGCCGATGAGAGACCAGATTTTTGAGCAGTTTTTACAGCTCATGGAGAAAGTCAAAACTAAGGAGGCTGAGGCAGAATCTCACCCAAGAAACATCTCAGAGCATCCAAGTCAGCTGATCAGTAACAGAGAGTCAGACTCGGAAGCAAGCAGCTCACCAGTACAAGTTGTTGTATCGTCAGAGCCGAGTGCCACGCCAAGCCCTGATCCAGTTCTCTTTGATATGCCAGAGCCCCTTGGGGAAAAACAGAGACGAAAGTCCATATAg
- the LOC131458026 gene encoding uncharacterized protein LOC131458026 isoform X1, producing the protein MSGNENGSQVQKEKWTMMDLVNTQQKGVVPKKRHAPVSPTSRSRIMEDEPKPLQSPPTKSAKNEMPPPERRFLMMQDSSSCSQSPAHGAFSPLRDKTDFKDHAKTQNMVCQLPPQKEVLPVNHGPVPPPHLKSVADDTINGSKSGLAYQGYIHPAASAQVQMSTMMPPTEEPIRQQLFKHKLLQLVNQLKKAQAQPRNSTEQPNQQLSNRVANAQARNVSQHPNQMTSITAAVHPSQLNSNMVAEALARNISVHPSHLNGSTMAEVLARNISLHSSQLNSRIATEALARNISVHPSQLNSRIATEALARHISVHTSQLNGSTMAEALARNISVHPSQLNNIMAQALAQNYSVHPSQLNKSMVAQALARNISAHSSQLNSTDALARNISVHPSQLNSSMVTQALARNISMHPSQLKSSIAAEALARNISMHPSQLNGSIVAEALTRNISMHPSQLNGRIAAEALARNLSTHPSHLNNSIAAEAQGRNISLHPSHLNNSIAAEAQGRNISLHPSHLNNSIAAEAQGRNISLHPSHLNNSIAAEAQGRNISMHPSQLNGSIAAEARGRNIPMHQSHLNKSIAAEAQGRNISMHPSHLNGSIAAEARGRNIPVHQSQLNSAEARARNVAVHPSHLNNSKAAEAQARNWIQSDSSRKNGKIQKLALCQLPPQWATLLVHHDAEPQSYTNCIAVYSNNGPNRSLIYAGYVFLPTTAQAHVFTLIPPTKRHFFQQNFRQQMEKFKGKEAEAQALLSVHPSQLSSNTAVDSAASSSPAQGVVTAEPSTAPSQEDTTSTSGGTTQKFVLCHLPSQWKSLPVHRGPMPPLRSNGIAVYTNVQNCGLTYKGYICPTVPAPIPVSSLVAPTEKPMRDQIFEQFLQLMEKVKTKEAEAESHPRNISEHPSQLISNRESDSEASSSPVQVVVSSEPSATPSPDPVLFDMPEPLGEKQRRKSI; encoded by the exons ATGTCGGGGAATGAAAATGGGTCCCAAGTCCAGAAAGAGAAATGGACAATGATGGACCTAGTTAATACACAG CAGAAAGGTGTTGTCCCAAAGAAGAGGCATGCACCGGTTTCACCAACCAGTCGGTCCAGGATTATGGAAGATGAACCCAAACCATTGCAATCTCCGCCTACAAAG AGTGCAAAAAATGAGATGCCACCACCAGAGAGGAGGTTCTTGATGATGCAAGATTCATCGTCCTGCTCCCAATCCCCAGCTCATGGAGCCTTCAGTCCTCTGAGAGACAAGACCGACTTTAAAGATCATG ctaaaacacaaaatatggtGTGTCAGCTGCCACCACAGAAGGAAGTCCTGCCTGTCAATCATGGTCCTGTGCCTCCTCCACATCTTAAAAGTGTTGCAGATGATACAATCAATGGATCAAAGAGTGGCCTCGCCTATCAAGGCTACATTCATCCAGCAGCCTCTGCACAGGTCCAGATGTCTACAATGATGCCACCAACAGAGGAGCCAATAAGACAGCAGCTCTTTAAACACAAGCTTCTTCAGCTGGTTAACCAGCTGAAGAAGGCACAAGCTCAGCCAAGAAACTCGACAGAGCAACCAAATCAACAGTTAAGTAACAGAGTGGCAAATGCTCAGGCAAGAAACGTCTCACAACACCCAAATCAGATGACCAGTATTACTGCAGCAGTGCATCCAAGTCAACTGAACAGTAACATGGTGGCAGAAGCCCTGGCAAGAAACATTTCAGTGCACCCAAGTCATCTGAACGGTAGCACGATGGCAGAAGTTCTGGCAAGAAACATTTCACTGCATTCAAGTCAACTGAACAGTCGCATAGCGACAGAAGCTCTGGCAAGAAACATTTCAGTGCATCCAAGTCAACTGAACAGTCGCATAGCGACAGAAGCTCTGGCAAGACACATTTCAGTGCATACAAGTCAACTGAACGGCAGCACAATGGCAGAAGCTCTGGCAAGAAATATTTCGGTGCATCCAAGTCAACTCAACAACATAATGGCACAAGCTCTGGCACAAAACTACTCGGTGCATCCAAGTCAACTGAACAAGAGTATGGTGGCTCAAGCCCTGGCAAGAAACATTTCAGCACATTCAAGTCAACTGAACAGTACAGATGCTCTGGCAAGAAACATTTCAGTGCATCCAAGTCAACTGAACAGTAGCATGGTGACACAAGCTCTGGCAAGAAATATTTCAATGCATCCAAGTCAACTGAAAAGTAGCATAGCGGCAGAAGCTCTGGCAAGAAATATTTCAATGCATCCAAGTCAGTTGAATGGTAGCATAGTGGCAGAAGCTCTGACAAGAAATATTTCAATGCATCCAAGTCAACTGAATGGTCGCATAGCAGCAGAAGCTCTAGCAAGAAACCTTTCAACGCATCCAAGTCATCTGAATAATAGCATAGCAGCTGAAGCTCAGGGAAGAAACATTTCACTTCATCCAAGTCATCTGAATAATAGCATAGCAGCTGAAGCTCAGGGAAGAAACATTTCACTGCATCCAAGTCATCTGAATAATAGCATAGCAGCTGAAGCTCAGGGAAGAAACATTTCACTGCATCCAAGTCATCTGAATAATAGCATAGCAGCTGAAGCTCAGGGAAGAAACATTTCAATGCATCCAAGTCAACTGAATGGAAGCATTGCAGCAGAAGCTCGGGGAAGAAACATTCCAATGCATCAAAGTCATCTGAATAAGAGCATAGCAGCTGAAGCTCAGGGAAGAAACATTTCAATGCATCCAAGTCATCTGAATGGAAGCATAGCAGCAGAAGCTCGGGGAAGAAACATTCCAGTGCATCAAAGTCAACTGAACAGTGCAGAAGCTCGGGCAAGGAATGTTGCAGTGCATCCAAGTCATCTAAACAATAGCAAGGCGGCAGAAGCTCAGGCAAGAAACTGGATTCAAAGTGATTCATCACGTAAAAATG GTAAAATACAAAAGTTAGCGTTGTGCCAGCTGCCACCACAGTGGGCAACTCTGCTTGTGCATCATGATGCTGAGCCTCAGTCATACACAAATTGTATTGCAGTTTATTCAAACAATGGACCAAATCGTAGCCTCATCTATGCAGGCTATGTTTTTCTGCCCACTACTGCACAGGCCCATGTGTTTACATTGATTCCACCAACAAAGCGGcatttttttcaacaaaactTTCGACAGCAGATGGAGAAGTTCAAAGGGAAGGAAGCTGAAGCACAAGCCCTATTGTCAGTGCATCCAAGTCAACTGAGCAGTAACACAGCGGTAGATTCTGCAGCAAGCAGTTCACCAGCGCAAGGTGTTGTAACAGCAGAGCCAAGCACTGCGCCAAGCCAAGAGGACACTACGTCTACGAGTGGAG GTACAACACAAAAATTTGTGTTGTGTCATCTGCCATCGCAATGGAAGTCCTTGCCTGTACACCGTGGTCCTATGCCTCCTTTACGTTCTAATGGCATTGCAGTTTATACAAACGTACAAAACTGTGGCCTCACCTATAAAGGCTACATTTGTCCTACTGTACCTGCACCGATTCCAGTGTCTTCATTGGTGGCCCCAACAGAAAAGCCGATGAGAGACCAGATTTTTGAGCAGTTTTTACAGCTCATGGAGAAAGTCAAAACTAAGGAGGCTGAGGCAGAATCTCACCCAAGAAACATCTCAGAGCATCCAAGTCAGCTGATCAGTAACAGAGAGTCAGACTCGGAAGCAAGCAGCTCACCAGTACAAGTTGTTGTATCGTCAGAGCCGAGTGCCACGCCAAGCCCTGATCCAGTTCTCTTTGATATGCCAGAGCCCCTTGGGGAAAAACAGAGACGAAAGTCCATATAg
- the LOC131458026 gene encoding uncharacterized protein LOC131458026 isoform X3 codes for MEDEPKPLQSPPTKSAKNEMPPPERRFLMMQDSSSCSQSPAHGAFSPLRDKTDFKDHAKTQNMVCQLPPQKEVLPVNHGPVPPPHLKSVADDTINGSKSGLAYQGYIHPAASAQVQMSTMMPPTEEPIRQQLFKHKLLQLVNQLKKAQAQPRNSTEQPNQQLSNRVANAQARNVSQHPNQMTSITAAVHPSQLNSNMVAEALARNISVHPSHLNGSTMAEVLARNISLHSSQLNSRIATEALARNISVHPSQLNSRIATEALARHISVHTSQLNGSTMAEALARNISVHPSQLNNIMAQALAQNYSVHPSQLNKSMVAQALARNISAHSSQLNSTDALARNISVHPSQLNSSMVTQALARNISMHPSQLKSSIAAEALARNISMHPSQLNGSIVAEALTRNISMHPSQLNGRIAAEALARNLSTHPSHLNNSIAAEAQGRNISLHPSHLNNSIAAEAQGRNISLHPSHLNNSIAAEAQGRNISLHPSHLNNSIAAEAQGRNISMHPSQLNGSIAAEARGRNIPMHQSHLNKSIAAEAQGRNISMHPSHLNGSIAAEARGRNIPVHQSQLNSAEARARNVAVHPSHLNNSKAAEAQARNWIQSDSSRKNGKIQKLALCQLPPQWATLLVHHDAEPQSYTNCIAVYSNNGPNRSLIYAGYVFLPTTAQAHVFTLIPPTKRHFFQQNFRQQMEKFKGKEAEAQALLSVHPSQLSSNTAVDSAASSSPAQGVVTAEPSTAPSQEDTTSTSGGTTQKFVLCHLPSQWKSLPVHRGPMPPLRSNGIAVYTNVQNCGLTYKGYICPTVPAPIPVSSLVAPTEKPMRDQIFEQFLQLMEKVKTKEAEAESHPRNISEHPSQLISNRESDSEASSSPVQVVVSSEPSATPSPDPVLFDMPEPLGEKQRRKSI; via the exons ATGGAAGATGAACCCAAACCATTGCAATCTCCGCCTACAAAG AGTGCAAAAAATGAGATGCCACCACCAGAGAGGAGGTTCTTGATGATGCAAGATTCATCGTCCTGCTCCCAATCCCCAGCTCATGGAGCCTTCAGTCCTCTGAGAGACAAGACCGACTTTAAAGATCATG ctaaaacacaaaatatggtGTGTCAGCTGCCACCACAGAAGGAAGTCCTGCCTGTCAATCATGGTCCTGTGCCTCCTCCACATCTTAAAAGTGTTGCAGATGATACAATCAATGGATCAAAGAGTGGCCTCGCCTATCAAGGCTACATTCATCCAGCAGCCTCTGCACAGGTCCAGATGTCTACAATGATGCCACCAACAGAGGAGCCAATAAGACAGCAGCTCTTTAAACACAAGCTTCTTCAGCTGGTTAACCAGCTGAAGAAGGCACAAGCTCAGCCAAGAAACTCGACAGAGCAACCAAATCAACAGTTAAGTAACAGAGTGGCAAATGCTCAGGCAAGAAACGTCTCACAACACCCAAATCAGATGACCAGTATTACTGCAGCAGTGCATCCAAGTCAACTGAACAGTAACATGGTGGCAGAAGCCCTGGCAAGAAACATTTCAGTGCACCCAAGTCATCTGAACGGTAGCACGATGGCAGAAGTTCTGGCAAGAAACATTTCACTGCATTCAAGTCAACTGAACAGTCGCATAGCGACAGAAGCTCTGGCAAGAAACATTTCAGTGCATCCAAGTCAACTGAACAGTCGCATAGCGACAGAAGCTCTGGCAAGACACATTTCAGTGCATACAAGTCAACTGAACGGCAGCACAATGGCAGAAGCTCTGGCAAGAAATATTTCGGTGCATCCAAGTCAACTCAACAACATAATGGCACAAGCTCTGGCACAAAACTACTCGGTGCATCCAAGTCAACTGAACAAGAGTATGGTGGCTCAAGCCCTGGCAAGAAACATTTCAGCACATTCAAGTCAACTGAACAGTACAGATGCTCTGGCAAGAAACATTTCAGTGCATCCAAGTCAACTGAACAGTAGCATGGTGACACAAGCTCTGGCAAGAAATATTTCAATGCATCCAAGTCAACTGAAAAGTAGCATAGCGGCAGAAGCTCTGGCAAGAAATATTTCAATGCATCCAAGTCAGTTGAATGGTAGCATAGTGGCAGAAGCTCTGACAAGAAATATTTCAATGCATCCAAGTCAACTGAATGGTCGCATAGCAGCAGAAGCTCTAGCAAGAAACCTTTCAACGCATCCAAGTCATCTGAATAATAGCATAGCAGCTGAAGCTCAGGGAAGAAACATTTCACTTCATCCAAGTCATCTGAATAATAGCATAGCAGCTGAAGCTCAGGGAAGAAACATTTCACTGCATCCAAGTCATCTGAATAATAGCATAGCAGCTGAAGCTCAGGGAAGAAACATTTCACTGCATCCAAGTCATCTGAATAATAGCATAGCAGCTGAAGCTCAGGGAAGAAACATTTCAATGCATCCAAGTCAACTGAATGGAAGCATTGCAGCAGAAGCTCGGGGAAGAAACATTCCAATGCATCAAAGTCATCTGAATAAGAGCATAGCAGCTGAAGCTCAGGGAAGAAACATTTCAATGCATCCAAGTCATCTGAATGGAAGCATAGCAGCAGAAGCTCGGGGAAGAAACATTCCAGTGCATCAAAGTCAACTGAACAGTGCAGAAGCTCGGGCAAGGAATGTTGCAGTGCATCCAAGTCATCTAAACAATAGCAAGGCGGCAGAAGCTCAGGCAAGAAACTGGATTCAAAGTGATTCATCACGTAAAAATG GTAAAATACAAAAGTTAGCGTTGTGCCAGCTGCCACCACAGTGGGCAACTCTGCTTGTGCATCATGATGCTGAGCCTCAGTCATACACAAATTGTATTGCAGTTTATTCAAACAATGGACCAAATCGTAGCCTCATCTATGCAGGCTATGTTTTTCTGCCCACTACTGCACAGGCCCATGTGTTTACATTGATTCCACCAACAAAGCGGcatttttttcaacaaaactTTCGACAGCAGATGGAGAAGTTCAAAGGGAAGGAAGCTGAAGCACAAGCCCTATTGTCAGTGCATCCAAGTCAACTGAGCAGTAACACAGCGGTAGATTCTGCAGCAAGCAGTTCACCAGCGCAAGGTGTTGTAACAGCAGAGCCAAGCACTGCGCCAAGCCAAGAGGACACTACGTCTACGAGTGGAG GTACAACACAAAAATTTGTGTTGTGTCATCTGCCATCGCAATGGAAGTCCTTGCCTGTACACCGTGGTCCTATGCCTCCTTTACGTTCTAATGGCATTGCAGTTTATACAAACGTACAAAACTGTGGCCTCACCTATAAAGGCTACATTTGTCCTACTGTACCTGCACCGATTCCAGTGTCTTCATTGGTGGCCCCAACAGAAAAGCCGATGAGAGACCAGATTTTTGAGCAGTTTTTACAGCTCATGGAGAAAGTCAAAACTAAGGAGGCTGAGGCAGAATCTCACCCAAGAAACATCTCAGAGCATCCAAGTCAGCTGATCAGTAACAGAGAGTCAGACTCGGAAGCAAGCAGCTCACCAGTACAAGTTGTTGTATCGTCAGAGCCGAGTGCCACGCCAAGCCCTGATCCAGTTCTCTTTGATATGCCAGAGCCCCTTGGGGAAAAACAGAGACGAAAGTCCATATAg
- the LOC131458026 gene encoding uncharacterized protein LOC131458026 isoform X4, which yields MVCQLPPQKEVLPVNHGPVPPPHLKSVADDTINGSKSGLAYQGYIHPAASAQVQMSTMMPPTEEPIRQQLFKHKLLQLVNQLKKAQAQPRNSTEQPNQQLSNRVANAQARNVSQHPNQMTSITAAVHPSQLNSNMVAEALARNISVHPSHLNGSTMAEVLARNISLHSSQLNSRIATEALARNISVHPSQLNSRIATEALARHISVHTSQLNGSTMAEALARNISVHPSQLNNIMAQALAQNYSVHPSQLNKSMVAQALARNISAHSSQLNSTDALARNISVHPSQLNSSMVTQALARNISMHPSQLKSSIAAEALARNISMHPSQLNGSIVAEALTRNISMHPSQLNGRIAAEALARNLSTHPSHLNNSIAAEAQGRNISLHPSHLNNSIAAEAQGRNISLHPSHLNNSIAAEAQGRNISLHPSHLNNSIAAEAQGRNISMHPSQLNGSIAAEARGRNIPMHQSHLNKSIAAEAQGRNISMHPSHLNGSIAAEARGRNIPVHQSQLNSAEARARNVAVHPSHLNNSKAAEAQARNWIQSDSSRKNGKIQKLALCQLPPQWATLLVHHDAEPQSYTNCIAVYSNNGPNRSLIYAGYVFLPTTAQAHVFTLIPPTKRHFFQQNFRQQMEKFKGKEAEAQALLSVHPSQLSSNTAVDSAASSSPAQGVVTAEPSTAPSQEDTTSTSGGTTQKFVLCHLPSQWKSLPVHRGPMPPLRSNGIAVYTNVQNCGLTYKGYICPTVPAPIPVSSLVAPTEKPMRDQIFEQFLQLMEKVKTKEAEAESHPRNISEHPSQLISNRESDSEASSSPVQVVVSSEPSATPSPDPVLFDMPEPLGEKQRRKSI from the exons atggtGTGTCAGCTGCCACCACAGAAGGAAGTCCTGCCTGTCAATCATGGTCCTGTGCCTCCTCCACATCTTAAAAGTGTTGCAGATGATACAATCAATGGATCAAAGAGTGGCCTCGCCTATCAAGGCTACATTCATCCAGCAGCCTCTGCACAGGTCCAGATGTCTACAATGATGCCACCAACAGAGGAGCCAATAAGACAGCAGCTCTTTAAACACAAGCTTCTTCAGCTGGTTAACCAGCTGAAGAAGGCACAAGCTCAGCCAAGAAACTCGACAGAGCAACCAAATCAACAGTTAAGTAACAGAGTGGCAAATGCTCAGGCAAGAAACGTCTCACAACACCCAAATCAGATGACCAGTATTACTGCAGCAGTGCATCCAAGTCAACTGAACAGTAACATGGTGGCAGAAGCCCTGGCAAGAAACATTTCAGTGCACCCAAGTCATCTGAACGGTAGCACGATGGCAGAAGTTCTGGCAAGAAACATTTCACTGCATTCAAGTCAACTGAACAGTCGCATAGCGACAGAAGCTCTGGCAAGAAACATTTCAGTGCATCCAAGTCAACTGAACAGTCGCATAGCGACAGAAGCTCTGGCAAGACACATTTCAGTGCATACAAGTCAACTGAACGGCAGCACAATGGCAGAAGCTCTGGCAAGAAATATTTCGGTGCATCCAAGTCAACTCAACAACATAATGGCACAAGCTCTGGCACAAAACTACTCGGTGCATCCAAGTCAACTGAACAAGAGTATGGTGGCTCAAGCCCTGGCAAGAAACATTTCAGCACATTCAAGTCAACTGAACAGTACAGATGCTCTGGCAAGAAACATTTCAGTGCATCCAAGTCAACTGAACAGTAGCATGGTGACACAAGCTCTGGCAAGAAATATTTCAATGCATCCAAGTCAACTGAAAAGTAGCATAGCGGCAGAAGCTCTGGCAAGAAATATTTCAATGCATCCAAGTCAGTTGAATGGTAGCATAGTGGCAGAAGCTCTGACAAGAAATATTTCAATGCATCCAAGTCAACTGAATGGTCGCATAGCAGCAGAAGCTCTAGCAAGAAACCTTTCAACGCATCCAAGTCATCTGAATAATAGCATAGCAGCTGAAGCTCAGGGAAGAAACATTTCACTTCATCCAAGTCATCTGAATAATAGCATAGCAGCTGAAGCTCAGGGAAGAAACATTTCACTGCATCCAAGTCATCTGAATAATAGCATAGCAGCTGAAGCTCAGGGAAGAAACATTTCACTGCATCCAAGTCATCTGAATAATAGCATAGCAGCTGAAGCTCAGGGAAGAAACATTTCAATGCATCCAAGTCAACTGAATGGAAGCATTGCAGCAGAAGCTCGGGGAAGAAACATTCCAATGCATCAAAGTCATCTGAATAAGAGCATAGCAGCTGAAGCTCAGGGAAGAAACATTTCAATGCATCCAAGTCATCTGAATGGAAGCATAGCAGCAGAAGCTCGGGGAAGAAACATTCCAGTGCATCAAAGTCAACTGAACAGTGCAGAAGCTCGGGCAAGGAATGTTGCAGTGCATCCAAGTCATCTAAACAATAGCAAGGCGGCAGAAGCTCAGGCAAGAAACTGGATTCAAAGTGATTCATCACGTAAAAATG GTAAAATACAAAAGTTAGCGTTGTGCCAGCTGCCACCACAGTGGGCAACTCTGCTTGTGCATCATGATGCTGAGCCTCAGTCATACACAAATTGTATTGCAGTTTATTCAAACAATGGACCAAATCGTAGCCTCATCTATGCAGGCTATGTTTTTCTGCCCACTACTGCACAGGCCCATGTGTTTACATTGATTCCACCAACAAAGCGGcatttttttcaacaaaactTTCGACAGCAGATGGAGAAGTTCAAAGGGAAGGAAGCTGAAGCACAAGCCCTATTGTCAGTGCATCCAAGTCAACTGAGCAGTAACACAGCGGTAGATTCTGCAGCAAGCAGTTCACCAGCGCAAGGTGTTGTAACAGCAGAGCCAAGCACTGCGCCAAGCCAAGAGGACACTACGTCTACGAGTGGAG GTACAACACAAAAATTTGTGTTGTGTCATCTGCCATCGCAATGGAAGTCCTTGCCTGTACACCGTGGTCCTATGCCTCCTTTACGTTCTAATGGCATTGCAGTTTATACAAACGTACAAAACTGTGGCCTCACCTATAAAGGCTACATTTGTCCTACTGTACCTGCACCGATTCCAGTGTCTTCATTGGTGGCCCCAACAGAAAAGCCGATGAGAGACCAGATTTTTGAGCAGTTTTTACAGCTCATGGAGAAAGTCAAAACTAAGGAGGCTGAGGCAGAATCTCACCCAAGAAACATCTCAGAGCATCCAAGTCAGCTGATCAGTAACAGAGAGTCAGACTCGGAAGCAAGCAGCTCACCAGTACAAGTTGTTGTATCGTCAGAGCCGAGTGCCACGCCAAGCCCTGATCCAGTTCTCTTTGATATGCCAGAGCCCCTTGGGGAAAAACAGAGACGAAAGTCCATATAg